From Sus scrofa isolate TJ Tabasco breed Duroc chromosome 18, Sscrofa11.1, whole genome shotgun sequence, a single genomic window includes:
- the LOC100623796 gene encoding putative olfactory receptor 9A1 translates to MLENYSSAVDFYLLGFPGSKELHSILFATFFFLYSVTLFGNMIIILTVCVDKRLQSPMYFFLGHLSVLEILITSVAVPLMLRGLLLPGMQAVSLTACAVQLYLYLSLGTSELVLMGAMAVDRYVAVCNPLRYSIIMSSHTCIWVVIVSWVFGFLFQIWPVYATFHLTFCKSNVLDHFYCDRGQLFRLSCDDSRFTEFILFLMAVFIIVGSLIPTIVSYTYIVSTVLRIPSASGRRKAFSTCASHFTFVVIGYGTCLFLYVKPKQTQAAEYNRVASLMVLVVTPFLNPFIFTLRNDQFVEAFRDVLKRCCQLLKD, encoded by the coding sequence ATGTTGGAGAATTACTCTAGCGCCGTTGACTTTTATCTCCTTGGCTTCCCTGGCTCTAAAGAACTCCATAGTATTCTTTTTGCCACCTTCTTCTTCCTCTACTCGGTGACATTATTTGGAAACATGATCATTATCTTGACAGTCTGTGTGGATAAACGTCTGCAGtcccccatgtatttcttcctgggtCACCTCTCTGTGCTAGAGATCCTGATCACATCCGTGGCCGTCCCCCTGATGCTGCGGGGCTTGCTGCTTCCTGGGATGCAGGCGGTATCCTTGACCGCATGTGCCGTACAGCTGTATCTGTACCTCTCTTTGGGGACGTCGGAGTTGGTGTTGATGGGAGCGATGGCTGTGGACCGTTACGTGGCTGTCTGTAACCCTTTGAGGTACAGCATCATTATGAGCAGCCACACCTGTATCTGGGTGGTAATTGTGTCCTGGGTGTTTGGGTTCCTATTTCAAATCTGGCCAGTCTATGCCACGTTTCACCTTACCTTCTGCAAATCAAATGTGTTAGACCACTTTTACTGTGACCGAGGGCAGCTATTCAGACTCTCTTGTGATGATAGCCGTTTCACAGAGTTTATACTTTTTCTAATGGCTGTTTTCATTATTGTTGGTTCTTTGATCCCCACAATTGTCTCCTATACCTACATCGTCTCCACCGTCCTAAGGATCCCCTCGGCGTCGGGCCGGAGGAAAGCCTTCTCTACCTGTGCCTCCCACTTCACCTTTGTCGTGATTGGCTATGGCACCTGCTTGTTCCTCTACGTGAAACCCAAGCAAACTCAGGCAGCCGAGTACAACAGGGTCGCGTCACTGATGGTTTTAGTGGTGACCCCTTTTCTGAACCCTTTTATCTTCACCCTCCGGAACGACCAATTCGTAGAGGCTTTTAGAGATGTCCTGAAACGCTGCTGTCAACTCCTCAAGGATTAG
- the LOC100624258 gene encoding olfactory receptor 9A4-like has translation MRGNHSSASEFYLVGFPGSRDLHQVLFATFLLLYSVTLMGNTVIIALVCVDKRLQSPMYFFLGHLSALEILVTSILVPVMLWGLLLPGMQTVSLPGCVAQLFLYLAVGTTEFALLGGMAVDRDVAVCNPLRYHIIMNSRTCNFVVIGSWAFGFLFQIWPVYATFQLSYCKSNVVNNFFCDRGQLLKLSCSNTLFMEFILFLMAVFVLFGSLIPTIVSYSYIVSTVLRIPSRRAGGKPALPVPPTSPVL, from the coding sequence ATGCGGGGGAATCACTCTAGTGCCAGCGAATTCTATCTCGTTGGCTTCCCCGGCTCCAGAGACCTGCACCAGGTGCTCTTTGCCACCTTCCTCTTGCTCTACTCAGTGACCCTGATGGGAAACACGGTCATCATCGCGCTCGTCTGTGTCGATAAACGTCTGCAGtcccccatgtatttcttccttggcCATCTCTCTGCCTTGGAGATCCTGGTGACAAGCATCCTCGTGCCTGTGATGCTGTGGGGGCTGCTGCTCCCTGGGATGCAGACAGTGTCTCTGCCTGGGTGTGTCGCCCAGCTCTTCCTGTACCTTGCTGTGGGGACCACAGAGTTTGCCCTGTTGGGAGGGATGGCCGTGGACCGTGACGTGGCTGTCTGCAACCCTTTGAGATACCACATCATTATGaacagccgcacctgcaactTTGTGGTAATCGGGTCCTGGGCGTTTgggtttctttttcaaatctggCCAGTTTACGCCACGTTCCAGCTTTCCTACTGCAAATCTAACGTGGTGAACAATTTTTTCTGCGACCGAGGGCAACTGCTCAAACTCTCCTGCAGTAATACTCTTTTCATGGAGTTCATCCTCTTCTTAATggctgtttttgttctttttggttctCTGATCCCCACAATTGTCTCCTACAGCTACATTGTCTCCACCGTCCTCAGGATCCCCTCGCGTCGGGCTGGAGGAAAGCCTGCTCTACCTGTGCCTCCCACTTCACCTGTGTTGTAA